The following nucleotide sequence is from Carassius carassius chromosome 16, fCarCar2.1, whole genome shotgun sequence.
agagagcattgcaatagtccagcctgaacagaacaagagcttgaacaaggagttgtgctgcatgttccgaaagaaaggggtTGATCTTGAtcttgaataaagcaaatctgcaggatcggacagttttagcaatgtggtctgagaaagtcagctgctcatcaatcataactccaaggcttctagatgtttttgaaggagttatagttgatgtgcctaacttgatggtgagaACATTTTAGAGGTGTTTAGTGTATTTTGTtggtcattttaaatatattgaataaaCATTTAGTACACGACAACAAACGAACATTGAAGGTCTAAACGTACCGTATATTAGTTACTTTTGTATTtataactttttacattttttcttccttttcttttttttttatatatgcatttaagttatcataaaaatattctactttttgtaatattttacctctttattattttataaaatttgtaTCTGTGGTTAATAGTTTATATATGTATTCAATTATAATTTATGATGATTTACTCTGTTTTCAGTtcttctgtttattttttctattcaAAGCTTtccttttattacaaatattctgTTAAAATATGTCTGAAATATTTGCCCTTTGTCATCCAAATGTTTTTAACCTAATTTAAACTAATTTTCTTTGATTTATCAGTTCTATTCAAAGCTTTTCTTTTTATTAGAAATATTCTGTTAAAATATCTCTGAAATATTTGCCCTTGACCTAACAGCTCTCCGATTGGTCAGTGGAGCGGGGCGTGAGGGTGACGTAATTTCCGGTTACATCAACTCGCTGGAGAAAGATGGCGACCGTCATCACAGTGCGGGCTCCATTCGCATTTATGAGACGCCTGGTATGTTCTCACCTTTCATTTTACACCTATCCTACATTCCAATGACTTCTAACATCCACAAGTGACTTTTAGAGTAAATTTAGAGGCAAATCAGCGTTTTTAAGCGATTACACAGCTGACGGATCCGAGGTACTAGCAGCTGCAGCTGAACTGGACCTGCATGATTTGTGTGGATAGTTGCCAACATGTAAACACCAAGAAAATAGTTAAAAAGCAAGCATAAAACTGCTGTTTACATCGAGAAAAAAGTGGAAATGTATagtgtaaacagtgtgacgctaGTGTAAATGTCTACAATTTATCAATAAGGAAATTAATGAATGGGATGTgttgacatttataaaatatgtaaaatgctcagtatatatatatatatatatatatatatgtgtgtgtgtgtgtgtgtgtgtgtgtgtgtgtgtggcttcagATGTACAAAAATTTTGATTTCTGTAGACTTGTACAAAGCTTTATAAATGTAGTATTtagctctatctatctatctatctatctatctatctatctatctatctatctatctatctatctatctgtctgtgagTACGTATATAGGTAGATGGATGTTTGTAgacatataatacaataatatattataattagtgccgtcaaatgattaatcgcatccaaaaaaaaaaattgtttacataatgtgtctGTGTggagtgtatatttattatgtatatacaaatgcatattcatacagtatatattttgaaaatatttaaatgtatttacatttgtgatatgtttatttaaacaaaaacttctTTTTTGGgacgtgattaatcatttgacagcactaaacgtgtgtgtgtgtgtatatatatatatatatatatatatatatatttgttttatgtgtgtgtgtgtgtgtgtgtgtgtgtgtgtaagcggtCATATGTAACCCTTTCAAGTTTACATGTActattatatataatactataacttttatgatttatttacattactttatatttcatatatgcaCAAGACCACTAGTAGTGTAAATGTCTACattatatgaatatttaaattttaaataagcagtattttttatatttaatacaaaatcaGTTTGCATGTActaatatataacataaatagtgagtatttttatattatatacaggtaTACATTTGCAACTGGTTATATGCAACCTTTTCAAGACAAGATTATTTGATGTGTTTTCACATGTACGGAGAAGgttaatatttgatatataatgTGGAATTAAATCATTGTAACTGTTCGTACGCAGCGATTATTTTCATTCAGAGATTTGTGCTTTGGGTCTTCAttttgctttttgtgtgtgtgtgtgtgtgtgtgttaagcatGCTGTATTTTTAGATCATGTTGTTCCATTGAGTTTTATTCTGTGTCAtgtggttcaggtctctgctcgCCTGCACAGACACTGCTGCTCCAAGCTCCAGGCTGCTTGCCTTGTATCTCAACCCCACTCATATTCCCTCATCGCTGGCCAACAGCATCGCTTCTTTCGCACAAGCTATGgtgagttttaatgtttttttgataAACGTCTCTGTATTCTCAATTagtaaaatgcatttataatcaCTTTATGCTACTTATATCGCAGTTGCAGCGAGACCAATTATGCAGTTCAAGCTCTCAGATATTGGAGAAGGCATTATGGAAGTTACTGTTAAAGaatggtaagtaaaaaaaaaaaaagacacttaaaaATATCTACCAGCAGAGGTCGCCAATATCTTTTTCATCATCAGGTACGTGAAAGAAGGCGACAAAGTGTCTCAGTTCGACAGCATCTGTGAAGTGCAGAGTGACAAAGCGTCTGTCACAATCACCAGCCGTTACGATGGAGTCATTCGCAAACTCTACTATGATGTTGATTCCATTGCCCTCGTAGGCAAGCCTCTCGTTGACATTGAAACGGACGGAGGTCAAGGTAAGGATTGAGAGTATTTGGATAAGTACTTGACCTTGTTTTGAGTTCTTTAGTGTTTCATTGGTTCTTGCAGTGAAGGGTCCTCAGGAGGATGTGGTGGAGACACCAGCCGTGTCCCAAGAGGAGCACACGCACCAGGAGATCAAAGGTCACAAGACCCAGGCCACCCCAGCCGTCAGACGCTTAGCCATGGAGAACAATGTACGTTTCAGATTTggcttcttatttttttttcaaaaacacaacaatgactttaaattatctttatgGAGTCGTTTTCtgccaaatttgatgtgcgattaatcaGATTTATTAAtcgccacatcatgtaattaattagataaaaaaaaaaaaatcgcctactctatatatatatatgtgtgtgttgttgtaaacaacaacaatttaaagcagtattacacttattttattttatgcttaaaCCCTTTTTAgtctttgcattacatttaaatttttagttttgATTTTAAGTTGTAAGTTTAAGTTAAGTTGTTTTGTTATGTactgttgtcatttttattagtttttgcttttggaaatattttttcttatttcagtttttgtaatttagcttttttttctgtttcagttaAGTTGAAAAAGTCAGTTGTTATAAGCttctcatctaatatttatattttgtcagtTTAGCTTCATTTCaaataactaaaattatttttttagttaagTTTTAGGCAAACGTTTTTACGtcacattataatataatataaaataaaatacaaccatatataatattaaatataaattatattttttttttccacaacattTCCTTTGCATTACCTTGAATATTGTTTAATTCAGAAATACTTTtaatcataaaagaaaaaatatattatataaaaatatacattattagtGTTATTAGATAAAAAAGTGTATATAGTAGCTTTAGTTGATAATAACAAAACTGAATCACATttgaaaattttaatataattatcaatatataatgtatgaaaatatatacatttgtgtgtCTTGCATGAACACTACagctttaaagtttttttcatAATCCCATGCAATTGATCAGGATATTTGATGGAAAATATATCTCTATGatactatttttaataatttattattattattatcattctgtTTCTCAGAAATTCAGAAATACTTGAcattatgaatgaaaaaaaaaatgtatataaagtaaataaatcaaatccTGAGGCATTAAATCAAGCCCTGCCATAAATGATTTCCCACTGTATATTTGATTTCTCCCAAAGCATTTTAGGGTCATTTAAAGTAGATTTGAACGTAGGATGTCAGAGCAGAGGGGCCTGCAGAAATCAAACAGTGCTTGGCGTCAGCAGCAGTTTTTGTCATCGGGTCATGAACTTGCCAGGCAGTGCAGTAGCCCTATAAATCAGGGTCATGAGATGTACCTTGTTTCTATACAGACGGTCATGCATCCTCTTTGAAAAGCATTAGATAAAAGGCTAGCCTGTCAGCATCACATAGttgtagaaattaaagttattGCTATGGCCACAAGTGGGGGGAGAGCGAGGTGACGCGTGTAGCAAAATGGATCTACTAAGGATTTTTATGcttatgatttttattattatgaaattcacaaaaatggtccatctgcatttaaaatattttctttgcagATTAAATTAAGTGAAGTCGTCGGCACTGGAAAAGATTGCCGCATTCTCAAAGAAGACATCCTGAACTTCATAGCCAGACAGACGGGGGCCATCTTACCCCCAGCGCCCTTCCAGGAGATTCATCCTCCCCCTCCTGTGGCCGCAGTACCTTCGGCTCCAGCTGCGAAGCCCAAAGAGAAGATGACTCCTCCTAGTGCACCCACTCCTGCGATCCCAAAACCTGTTTTCACAGGCAAAGACCACACTGAGCCCATTAAAGGTGTGTTTCGATTTGTAAGTTGATTCTGAAATGTTTAATGACAATCTTTTAACAAAGTTTTTCAGAAGGCGATCTTGTCTCCAGTAACTTTTTGTTCTttgacagaattaaaaaaaatttaattaaaaaaattgattaaaagttttttattttaatgaaggtTTTCTGAAAATTATGGTTAAGACTAGAATCTAATGCATGGTTAGccaatcccacaatgcattgcgaCAAGGTCAGTGTAATTAAAGCCGATATGATGGTTTTAAGTAATTATTCTCTCTGTGCAGAAATATAGTAATGAGAGTAGTTAAAGATAGGTCATTAACAATTTTCATTATGCGCTTTaacgttagcttagcaacatgttagtGATAACCTCGAAATCACTTGAACTCTATTGTGAACAgcactttttaaatttttcttaCAAAGGCTTTCAGAAGGCAGTGGTTAAAAGTATGCAAGCAGTAAACTTTGGCTTTAAGGCAGAATCACGTCTATGCTTAACCAGTCCAATAATGCTTGTGACAAGTTCAGCAAATAAAATCCAAAATGACAGACTAAAACCAATACAACGACTTTAATTATTCACTGagtaaagtaaaatattaatatattaactatttaattttacACAGTTTTTGTGTGTCATGTATTTTAACGCATACTACAGCATTTCGCATTTAGCTTATCAACATGCTAACATTAAACTCAATTGAAATCAGTTTTGAACAGCACAATTTGCAtaacctttgttttttttaaaaaatttttaaattaaacaaacaaaaattacctatggttttactataaataaaatcaagAAACCACAAATTAACTATAGttcaatcatgacaactctctgaacattttagcatggtgatggatatgacaatgttaatgtatttgttcTTGGCGAAACAGATCTGCTGCTGAAAataacccatagcagatctatacaggtggagctggggatggTGGGGGGTTTCGGAGAACTCTGAAAGCGCGCTGCAGGAATCTCGAGTGAATACTAGCCAGCCATATAAATACAAGgcagtaagctcattggctgcatatgAACCAGTCAGCTTGTGTCAAGTCGTATAACTCTCTGAATATCATCAGCTAAGTTAACACCCCGTCAGCcagcgccatctagagtttcatgactgaactatatatttttgctgcactaaccatagtttaaccatggggtatgtagtaaaactgtggttatacaaatgctAATCAAAATGCCATTTAACtaaattttaactttaataaaaccatggttaatattaGTAGttcaatgtaattaattttatacaatattttgtaTTGTAACACGCACTATAGTAATGTgcagttagcttagcaacattaTAGCATGAAATTTAAATTAAGTGTGAACAAcaatttttattgatttgttttttttccttttctttttttcaaacaaaGGCTTTCAGAAGGCAATGGTTAAGGCTATGTCTGCAGCCCTGAAGATCCCTCACTTCGGTTACAAAGATGAAGTGGATCTGAGCCAGTTGGTTCGGTTGCGCTCCGATCTAAAAGGCCTAGCAGAGTCGCGAGGAGTGAAGCTCAGCTACATGCCGTTCTTCATCAAGGTATGAAAGTGGTTTGTTGGGTTAAAAAACTCCAAATAAACCTGGTTTTAATATAACTATCTTCTTCACAAACAGGCAGCATCTCTTGGTCTCCTCCATTTTCCCATTCTCAACTCTTCTTTGGATGAAAACTGCACAAATATCACCTATAAGGTAATGTTTCCATCTAGAAGAAAGATATTTCAGATTAAATTGAGGTTCAGATTAAATAATCGTCCTCCTCCAGGCTGCTCATAACATTGGCCTGGCGATGGATACCAATCAAGGTCTTCTGGTACCCAACGTCAAGAACGTACAGATGCTCAGCGTCTTTGAAATCGCAGTGGAGCTCAACCGCCTGCAGACGTTGGGCTTGGCAGGGCAGTTGGGGACCGCTGACCTCACGGGGGGAACGTTTACGCTGTCAAACATCGGATCGGTAAGTTGAGAACTCCAGGTTGACCTTTGCTTGCTCCCGTGATGTACTGTTAATTATATAGCTATGCATGGAAACGACGTGACattaactttgtttttaattgaaagaTTGGAGGAACCTATGCAAAGCCGGTCATATTGCCGCCTGAGGTTGCCATCGGTGCTCTTGGGAAGATACAGGTGTGTAAAGTTTTGTGCTAAAATTCcattttacatataaattataatatgtcGGAGAACAAATTTCCAGAGGTTTGCCAAGTATCCACGGTTAGCAACAGGGATAAGATTTTAAGATAAGTAGTAATACAAGTTTTTCATTAATGTAGTATGTTCCGATACTAGCGCACTAGTTTGCGACATCCTTAAGTATGCAATTTTCTATGCTATCAATGTAATGTCTTTTCGTACTTTGTGAACATTTGTGATCATACGCACACTCCAACaatcttttttaaatttagttttttgttgtcatCTGAGATGCGCTTAATTTTGGCCAAGATTTAAGGTGGAATCACATGTATGCTTAACttatcccataatgcattgcaacaaggtccatataaaaaacacaaaatggccTACAAAGCCAATATGAAAAATTGACATAATTATTTACTCCGTACAATACTAATAAAAGTAGTTCAGTCTAATTAATTTTACACAATATCTGTTTGCGTTATTTATTTTAACGAATGCTATGGTATTGTACAGTTGGCTTAGCAACATGCAAATGCTTAACTCAATTGGAAACGATTACGAACAGTGTAATTTTTATGCCTGCCTATATAGAACTTAGCAAATCAGTCACTTATtaggttttatttcagttagtatgCTGCCTACAGAGGCGCCAAGGCAGCACACTAGATTTGAGAACGGAGCTTAATTTTTAAAGTgacatgatcttttttttttgttctccacAGGTGCTGCCCCGGTTCAACCACAAGGGCGAGGTAGTGAAAGCACATGTCATGAACGTAAGCTGGTCTGCTGATCACCGGATCATCGACGGAGCCACCATGAGCCGTTTCTCCAACCTGTGGAGATTGTTCCTGGAAAACCCCGCTTCCATGGTCCTGGATCTGAAATAGAAACCACACTTCCTTCAATCACATCTAGATGTATCTAGACTCTACACTAAAGATTTTTCATTACTGGGGCACTGAGCTATTTGAGCCACTGGTTTCCATCATGACTGAAGAACATTTTCACAACGTTATGAAGCTAGTAActggtgttttgttgtttttcttctgaATTCTTTCCTCTTGTTGCCTTACTGATATCAGATGTTACATCTACCAGAGCATATTTTGTATGTTGAATGTTAGAGGATATGAACTCAGTGTAGAAATATGAAAACGTACCAGTGATGTTTTTGTAAATGAACTTTCACGCATACTGTAAAATCTCCAATCGCATTGCACAAGGGTTTTAAAAGTAATATTTGTTAGtggataacatttaaaaatagtatTGGTTCACCTCGTGAAAATGTTACccgaaaaaattataataaaaaataaattatattgtagaattattattattattattactgtgactttttcaaatattgctattcctaaatgtttttttttttgagcaaaatataatttctttttttattattcttttttcattGCTGCTTTACTTTCCAGTCAAGCGTTTTTAAAGCACAATGAAAATATACGTGATTCAAACTGGCTGTGGGGAATCTGTACTGATGTGTCCTCTCATCTTCTCTGGTGTGATGATTCTTGTTGGAGCATAATGTTCTGCCACTCTTTTTCTTCGAGgcattgttgtgtgtgtgtgtgtgtgtgtgtgtgtgtgtgtgaattacgaAGGAAAGTGTTTTAATAAATGATACATTTGAGGAACCATTTGCAGAATgctctttaaatgataatattCCACAGTAAGCGGTGTTTACTATTCCGTCTCTAAACCGGGTTGAACTCCAGGAGCTGGAATGAGCACATCTGGTAAATCTTCTAAGATTTATGATCCTTAGACAAGTCAAACAGCTTCAGCAGGGGGTTAGATAAGCATCAGTTACAGAAAGAACATGCAGGTAAGACTTTCTTAGATGccttaaaaatatttgaatgaaaaaggATTTGTGTTCTAGGTTTACTGTAAGACTAAAAGTGATCAGATAAATATAACATTACATCATAAATATAGGGtttaaagtttggtgcaaatgGATACCATGATGGAAAAAGAAGAAACCAAATACATACtgggtattgattttttttatttgacaaatgaCCGCAACAAATTCAATTATCTATTCACATAAGAAAGAGGAGAAACAGTGGAAAAGGCCACAAGAGAAAAGTAAATGCACCATAAGATGGAAAATGTCCAAAGAAGACCCTTAAAGAAACAGCAGGACATCATCACAGATCCCCATCCCGAGGAGATGCACCTCAACCTGGACAACTAAGAAGGAACCAAGAGGCCAGAAGTTCCCATCAAACAGAGACTAGCAGCTCATCCATTACCAGACCATGCCAGAACGACGCTTCTCCACTGACAGAGCTCATGAAATAATCAAACACATTGTTGATGAAAGACAGGAGACTGTTGAGTACAGCTGCTCATGCTCATGAAAATTGCCTGcacatcattttttatttcagtgtagagcATTAAAAAGGTTTTACTAGAGCAGCAGCCACAGTTTGCAAATATATATCTAACAGCTGTTTCCTATGAGTCATTGTTTATCAGGTTACTTCGCTCTATTCTTAAATGTCTGGTGTGGTAAAGTATGCAAAAGTGGACGGCTGCTCTTGTGCCAACTTTAACATGTGACCACACTATTCAGTGTCCTCTCGGGTTAAATATAGACATTGGCCAGAGTTACGCTTCAAGAGGGAAAACCTGTGACAAAACACTGAGTGGATATTTACTTCAAAGCCTATTCTTTCAACATGGATCACACTTATTGAAACTGTCAGAAGAATTATACCTTTGGTGCAGCACTGGTGACTATCGTCTCCATATCAAATGGGAGCTAACCATGTAAAAATACAATGTCAATCACAGCTTATGTTATACATAGTACTAATTCAAAGATGGTAAAATAGCTTATCTGCTGCCCTAGCATACTGTGTGTGTGAGGTGAGATTTGGGGCTCTGTATCATCATGACAGGGGTCACTGTATGCTGTGGGACGGTGAACTCTATCAAGGCACTGTGGGAAACCAGGATAAAGAAACGCAAAGATGAActtaagaaagagagagagcagagaaacGGGAAAGCAGTGGGTATGTACGTCCATTACTGTCATGTATACCATAGGAAGCATATAATAACttattttaaagcaatagttGTCAACTGGTGGGTCGTGACCTAAAAAGGGTTGCCGGTTTCTAAGTGCAAATACTAAAGGTAACACTAAAATTGGGACCAATCCAGACTatcaactagttgcttattagcatgcctattattaacatattggctgttttattagtacttataaagcacatattctgcatgaccatattctacatccctaatcctacccaatacctaaatttaacaactaccttattaactattaataagcagcaaattaggtgtAGCTAATAGTCTGTTAATAGCGAGAATCAgacctttaaataaagtgtgaccatactAACCACAAATCCATGAATAGTTaggataaaaaaatacttttcaacATCAATGGTCAAGCGTCCACACAAACTCTATGGTTCATCAGTTACTTGGTTGAAGCTAGTCAAATTTGACAACATGGAAATTTGTTTGACATGACCAAGAACTAAACTATGCAAGGTAAAAGAAGATACAAACCATACTGCATCAAATGTGATTTATGGGTTTGGTACTACATTGGGTCATAACTTGATGTCAAATGTAAAATTGAGACGCGGAAGAATAACTGCACAGACTATGCTTTTGTATATCCTATGATATTGAATAGTTAAAAATCTTTGGCGTAGGTTGAAAGGTGCCTGGGAGGATCGTATCACTTTGGCCAAGCTAAAGGAAAAAGTTGTGATGGAGGAAGGACGTGTCATTCTGCGGATTGAAAAGGAGGAGTGGAGGGTAAAGCATTTTGTGACTTGTACTTTGTGAATTTGTTGCCACTTAGaaattataagtaaaaaaaaaaaatctgtaaactaGAGAGGAAGATGCATGATTGACTTGATAATACAAACAGGTCTTGTCCTAAAGGAGCAGTGAATGGACTTGTGCCTAAGTGACCTATAGTACACTTGGTACAGGTGTCAAATCCTTCTGGAGGGCCACATTCCTGAAGAAATTACCTTATTAAGACCTTGACCAGATGTTTCAGGGGTTTTTAACTAGGGttgaaactctgcaggacactgactCTCCAGGAACAGGACTAGACCCCCTTGGGCTAAGTACATGGTTTGGGGCAGGACTTACAGCAaaggtgtccaatcctgcttctGGGGTTCCTGCAAAGTTTAGTTTCAACCTAACCCAACACATCTGCCTGGGTAATCGCTCttgtggtactttgatgtcataaaccTTAATGTCATGACAAGACCTATGTTGAAGGCCTTGATTAagtggttcaggtgtgtttaatagaggctggagctaaactctgcaagaaGGTGGCTCTCCATTAACAGGATTGGATACCCCTGACATCTTAAAGAGTTAGTAGTTGTAATTGGCTAAAAACAAGAAGCTGTATCACTTGGACCTCTCCATGAACCAATTCACCATTCCAGACTGTGTCATCAAACTTCCTTCTCTAGAGTGGCTAGACATGGGCAGCAACAGGTTGGAAAGTTTGCCAGAAGATATTCACAGGTCAAAACTAAACTACAAGCAACTTAGGATCATTTTTTTGCTTTCAATGTACCATCAACAGAACCAAGATTTTGGAATAAATCCTATGAAATTTATGTCCCAATTTAATCTAGAATGGAGAAACTTCACACCCTGTGGCTCCCAAGAAATGAACTAGAGTTCCTGCCAGACAACATCAGTCGCATGCAAAGTCTGGACACACACTAGTTCTG
It contains:
- the LOC132159761 gene encoding lipoamide acyltransferase component of branched-chain alpha-keto acid dehydrogenase complex, mitochondrial-like; this encodes MATVITVRAPFAFMRRLVSARLHRHCCSKLQAACLVSQPHSYSLIAGQQHRFFRTSYVAARPIMQFKLSDIGEGIMEVTVKEWYVKEGDKVSQFDSICEVQSDKASVTITSRYDGVIRKLYYDVDSIALVGKPLVDIETDGGQVKGPQEDVVETPAVSQEEHTHQEIKGHKTQATPAVRRLAMENNIKLSEVVGTGKDCRILKEDILNFIARQTGAILPPAPFQEIHPPPPVAAVPSAPAAKPKEKMTPPSAPTPAIPKPVFTGKDHTEPIKGFQKAMVKAMSAALKIPHFGYKDEVDLSQLVRLRSDLKGLAESRGVKLSYMPFFIKAASLGLLHFPILNSSLDENCTNITYKAAHNIGLAMDTNQGLLVPNVKNVQMLSVFEIAVELNRLQTLGLAGQLGTADLTGGTFTLSNIGSIGGTYAKPVILPPEVAIGALGKIQVLPRFNHKGEVVKAHVMNVSWSADHRIIDGATMSRFSNLWRLFLENPASMVLDLK